In the Candidatus Babeliales bacterium genome, GGGGAAAACATTTGGATTGATAGATACTGTGTATTAATAGCTGGTAGAGCTATCGTAGAAAACAGTAAAAGACTTGTTGAAAGGAAGTTAAATCCGAACTTCAAAGGGAAGGAAGGGGAACTTATAATAAAAAGTAATGTGCATATTGCCCCATTTTGTGTTGTTCAAGCCCATGCTGGTGTTGAGATAGGAGAAAATTGCGGGTTAGCCTCCGGAACAAAAGTATATTCTATGTCACACCATTATAAAAATCCTAAAAATGACATGGATATTTTTGAATACAAATTCACCCCTTTAGTTAATGAGAAGGAGCAAAGTTTAATTTTAGGTCCAATTGTTATTTCAGACAATTGCGCCATAGGTCTTAATTCAGTAATCCTTCCAGGTGTTACTGTAAAAACAGGAACATGGGTTGGCGTGCTAAGTTATCTTTACAAGGATACTGAAGAGAAAGCAATATATGGTGTCAAACCAGCAACCTTTCTAAAGAAAAAGTTTTAGTTCATCTCACATTATTTTGTAATATATTAAAAGAACTTAGAAATGAGTACACAAAAAAATACTAAATTCATTCCCATTTCAGAACCTTCAATTACAAAAAGAGAGATTGAATACGTAACCAAAGCGGTTAAATCCGGTTGGGTTTCATCGCTAGGAGAGTATATCACTCAATTCGAAGAACAGTTCGCAAAGTTCATCGGCACAAAATACGCTGTATCTTGTACTAACGGAACTGTTGCGCTTCATCTTGCCATGGTTTCTGCCGGAGTAAAACCTGGTGATGAAGTGATAATTCCCGATTTAACATTTGTTGCTACAGCAAGTGCCGTTAAGTACATTGGAGCAATTCCGGTGTTCGCAGACATTGATCCGGCAACATGGTGTATAAAACCCGATTCGATAAAAAAATTAATAACTCCAAAAACTAAGGCAATTGTACCTGTTCATTTGTACGGTTATCCCGCTGATATGGCTGCGATTAATAAAATTGCCGCTGAACACGGGCTTACGGTTTTTGAGGATGCGGCGGAAGCTCACGGTGCTTCAATAAATAAAAAAAGAGTCGGAAGCTTTGGCAAGTGCGGAGTGTTCAGCTTTTATGGTAACAAAATAATCACTACGGGCGAAGGCGGAATGATTACGACGAGTGATCAAGTTTTACATGATCGGGCAAAATATTTAAGAGACCACGCAATGAGCAAAACTAAACGTTACTGGCATACCGAGCTGGGCTACAATTACAGGATAACAAACATTCAGGCGGCACTTGGACTAGCACAACTGCATAGAATTGACAGCATCATTAAAAAGAAGCTGAAAATATTTTCCTGGTACAAAAAATATTTGGGTCAAAGCGAACTCTTTTCATTAAATCCTGAACGAAAGGGAATTACAAATGTTATTTGGATGGTTTCAATATTGCTGTCTGAGAAATTAAAAATAGACAGGGATAACCTGATGAAAAAGCTGAGAGAAAAAAATATTGATACACGACCGTTCTTCTATCCGATTAGTCAGTTACCAATGTATAACACGGGAGTTATAAATCCGGTTGCTTATGATATCGCAGAAAG is a window encoding:
- a CDS encoding acyltransferase, which translates into the protein MKYIIQAIQEFFKFFIIYWPGSSGRKIRYFYYKNKFKACGKKFYIDEGVIIDSPKSISLGENIWIDRYCVLIAGRAIVENSKRLVERKLNPNFKGKEGELIIKSNVHIAPFCVVQAHAGVEIGENCGLASGTKVYSMSHHYKNPKNDMDIFEYKFTPLVNEKEQSLILGPIVISDNCAIGLNSVILPGVTVKTGTWVGVLSYLYKDTEEKAIYGVKPATFLKKKF
- a CDS encoding DegT/DnrJ/EryC1/StrS family aminotransferase; translated protein: MSTQKNTKFIPISEPSITKREIEYVTKAVKSGWVSSLGEYITQFEEQFAKFIGTKYAVSCTNGTVALHLAMVSAGVKPGDEVIIPDLTFVATASAVKYIGAIPVFADIDPATWCIKPDSIKKLITPKTKAIVPVHLYGYPADMAAINKIAAEHGLTVFEDAAEAHGASINKKRVGSFGKCGVFSFYGNKIITTGEGGMITTSDQVLHDRAKYLRDHAMSKTKRYWHTELGYNYRITNIQAALGLAQLHRIDSIIKKKLKIFSWYKKYLGQSELFSLNPERKGITNVIWMVSILLSEKLKIDRDNLMKKLREKNIDTRPFFYPISQLPMYNTGVINPVAYDIAE